The region CCAGGATGCTTAAAGTGGCTGGGGTGCAGGGCAGGCTTTCGGGAGGGGAAGAGAGGACAGAGGGGAGGCATAACATGTTTGCATAACTGCAACCGTAACACCTCCTTGTTGGCCAACTGCAGAAGACTGTGGAATGACTACAGTATTCGGAGAACCATTAACCACTAACACCAATGCATAATTAAAACGCTGGTCGGTAGGCTTTAACCGACACGGACAAACACCGATGACACAGAGGCTCCCTGTGTGGACCGGGCGGCGACACGAGCTGTCGCTACAATGCGGCGGGCATGGAGGCAGCACCCCCATGACTCACTTCTGTTTGACAATCTCCTCGTATTTGGGCGGGGGGTCGCTGTAGGGAGCTGTGGTCTCGTCGCTGCTGCTCTCAAGGTGTCCCGTTACTTCTTCGTAGGAGGGCGGCGGGGTCGCGCCGGAAAGGCGGGAAGCGACAGAGATGGACGAGTCCTGAACGTAGAGGGTCcggccgttttggagatgcgcGTGCTGGTGGGAGGTGGGAGCGGCAGATCCCCCGGACCCCCCGCCTCCACCTCCGCCGCTCCCCCCGCCCGCAGCGCGGCCGGACTGGTTCTCCGGGTGCGGGTTCTCGGAGTGGGAGGGGCCGTCGCGGTGCACGAGGATGCGGGGCAGGCTGCGGGAGTTGCGGCTAGCCAAGTACCGGTTCTGGGTGTACGCCGGGCGGCGGCGCGTCGCCTTCTGCAGCTGGCATCTCCAGATGAGGAAGAGTgcgatgatgatgaggagggcCACCCCCAGCAGGGGCACCACCATGTACACCGTGTCTGTGCGCTCTGAACGCGCCTCCGTGTTGGTGCTCACCGTGTTGGTGCTCCCGCGCTTCCAGGGCTCCATCTGAGCCTCAGTGGGGGCAGGGCCATGCAGGGTTTGCGCggacaataaacacacagctcACGACACTTTGGGTGGAAATGTTACAGCATTCTCACGACAGCGAAACAGCGGCGGCACACCATCGCACTACAGAACTCAAAATAAAACtcttacttttaaaaacatttttgccaaGTTACTTTTCTCTTTTGAcaaaattctgagaaaaaaaaaaaatcacccggGAAATTAAAATTCCTCGCACTTCAAAAAGCACATCAAAATACTCAGAAAGTTCCAGCAACTCGCGTGCGCCATCTGCTCGCTGGCAACACCGGCGTCCTGATACGAAGAGCTCGCTCCACCCCTGGGATGAGCTGAACTACACGAAGGCCGGAATAGCGTGCAGTGGCGCTCGAGGCGGACGCGCTCCTTCAGCCCGATTCCAAGACCTCGGTTCGAATTACAGCAGACCAGCAAACCTCCAGGCACTCTTCACATAATTCCCATCCTCTCACATTGGTTCTGTAGCGCCTCCTGTGGTGGGGCTGTTCGTCTGCTGCGAGAAAGTGATGCTCTGGTCCAGACTCCCACCTGTAGTCATCCCTGGGAGCGGCCTCTGGATGATTTACCGTGAATTCGCTGTTCACAGGCCTCTCTCTGCGGTTATCAACGCTGGCACTCTCCTCTGTGTAGCACTGCTCAAGGCTTCCCTGGTGAAATGGCTCCAAGAATCGGTTAGCTCCAGGGAACCACCTCCTGGGACAGAGTGCATCCTTGTCCCTTGTCTTCTAGGAAAACAGAGAGAGTAACAGGCATGTGTTTAGCAGGGGccgtactgtgtgtgtgtgtgtgtgtgtgtgtgtgtgtgtgtgtgtgtgcgcgctcttGCAGACTGAGTTTCTAACCATCAGGGGAGGTAATTAGCGTTCATCTGACTCCAGAAAACTTTGCCTTTGTTTCTGACAATGCAGCAAAAATCACTGAGATTTACTCTATTTACTGTAACAGTGGCAGAAGCCTCTCAGCCGATCCCCCTCCGAATACTTGAGCGCCTCCGTCTCTTTGAAGAAGGGACCTGCGAAGAGCCTGCGGAGAATGTGATCAGTGATGCGCTGTCACAGCGAGTGCCAGGGGAACTGAAGAAACGATCACTTAGATCGAAAGAGCAGATGTGCCgcaattaaatgttaataagtTAAAAAGACAATCTCGGAGAATTCACAAAAACCCCGACTGATGTGTGCCAGTTGAAAAACACTCCAGATTTCGGCTTAAGGTTTATAACGTTAAATCGTGTCTAGCAAGTACACGGAAGCGGCAGAATATTGCAATATTGACAGAAAGAAATTGGTTTGCAAAGGCCTCTGTAAAAAGGTTTATTAGATATTTGTTAGAAAGTTAATTTCCCACTTGGACCACGTGCAGAATCACTAATAAGCAATGACAGTGTGGGCTGCGGAGCTACACAAAGGATGTCTCTGCGGAGCTGTAGTGTGCTCCACTTTCATGGTCTTCCGTGATAAGTGAGCATTAATGGGTCAGAATTCAGAATCTCAAACTAATCCAGGGCAGCTGGCCTAcggtatacatttttaaaaagctaagTCTTAAGGCAAACCAATAAAATTCGACATGACCCAGAAGACCAAACAACGGCCTATTTCTCCCAAGGAGCAGAGCAGAATTAAAGGGTAAATTGCACTGTAAGTTACAAGGACAAATTTACAGAGTGCTAGACAGTGAGTacctttattttcataaatgaatTCCTCCTATAAATACAAGGCCCTgggggttgccatggcaacagggaggaggaggaggaggaggaggaggagagtaaGGTGATGCTGAACACATTCATTGAAACAAACGAAATGTCCAAGTTTAAAGCCACGTTCAAATCAGAGCTAAGTTATCAATTAAGCGAGAAACGAACACGTCAAAAGTACATTATGTAGGGAATGAAACCGTTCtgtttcaaaattatttcagttactACGGGGAACTTGCTGCCTTGTTGAAGTAGCAGCCTGATGTGTGATGAACTGCATATGAAACACTGTAGCGGAACCTGTAATTTTACAATCTAAAACATTAACATCTCTTCTCAAAATATCAGCATTATCATCATAACGAAATTAAAGAGAACAGTACCGTACGCGCATAAAAATTCCTCTCTCTGGAGCCGAAAAATCTTGTCAAGTAGCTGGATTCATAACAATCAAAGCGAAAATATAAGCctcaagctaaaaaaaaaaaatcaatcataCTCACTCACTGTTCGTGTTccgttattttttaaataaagaaatatagtgtattatattatttaaaagtaaataggTATAActctaaatattttaattttatttgaccAGTCTgtgaataatattaacatagTTTGGAACCACGTGAACGCCGCTAACGAGCACAAATTGTGAAAATAAACCCTACCTTGGCGTGACTGCAAACAGGCTCCTATTTCATCCCTGTTTCCAAAAGCAGAGCTCCTCTTAAGGGATTCGACGATCGCAAGCGAGCCGCCTGCGAGCCAATAGCGACGATGGAATCCCCGATCTTGACCAATTAGAGCTCGAGCAGCGATCCGCTAATATTTGAAGGACGCCGTCATTAGCGCAAAGCATCCTGGGAATTGGTGTTTATTGGTGATCACGTCCCCGCCTTATTCCCTTCGTTTCAACAAACCGCCATTCACAAAAGAAGCCACTTAGAAGAACACTGCGGGGAATCCCTGCTTTTGACAAGCACTGCTCACGgagctttaattaaaaaaatatggtaACACTTCAACAGAAGAGAAACTATTTGTTTTCAATGCCACGCCTTGTGTTAAAGACTACATGTCCCAGAATTCCGCGTCTGTCGTTGGCCCTTGTGAAGTCACGAAAAGAATAAGCTTGCgggatttttttaataagcttATTCAAATTTTAGTAGGGTATCAGTTGTTAAATCATAATATTAAAAGCCCGTACTTCTACATTAAATGCGCTCGATGTTACCCAGCTAATTCACCATCATATACATCATGTCTACTGTTGTCGATGTGGTCATTAATGAACGTGACTGAGTGTGTGGTTTTCACTGATCCCGCATGTTCACCCGTACGCTGCGCAAGTCAAACAATGAAACAGACGATATTTCCTTCATCTCGGCGCGGCGTTGCCGAAAACGGTGAAATCTGAATCTGCTGAGACTGAGAATATACCTTGgggtaaataaaagtacaagAGAGCGTCAAGGAAAACTATGGGGATTCATCAATTCTTCAGTTTTGTCAGTAATGAAACCCTTGATgcatcaaaaaatgttttaattaaataacagTATATACAGTGGCTCAATAATGTATAAAAAAGTacttacatataaatacatattttacattataagtTAGAAAccagaataaaatacaaatgggAGAGAGTGAAGGGTCtatatacaaacaaaaacaaaaccctGAGATTAAAAGGAAACTATATCATCATCCCAATATGGGATTTCATGTTATGCAACCGTGcaattcccagcatgcattgcatTAGCAATAGCGCTTCACTGCGGGAGAACTGTCCAGAAAAGAGCAGACATTAGAATAACgattttcttaatttcaaaaAGAGATA is a window of Scleropages formosus chromosome 14, fSclFor1.1, whole genome shotgun sequence DNA encoding:
- the LOC108920100 gene encoding transmembrane gamma-carboxyglutamic acid protein 3 isoform X1; translation: MEPWKRGSTNTVSTNTEARSERTDTVYMVVPLLGVALLIIIALFLIWRCQLQKATRRRPAYTQNRYLASRNSRSLPRILVHRDGPSHSENPHPENQSGRAAGGGSGGGGGGGSGGSAAPTSHQHAHLQNGRTLYVQDSSISVASRLSGATPPPSYEEVTGHLESSSDETTAPYSDPPPKYEEIVKQNLPCTPATLSILALTWTDSGRRRRSETPRGCRRKAAKENKRVIQSVCLWGLRCSDPVRAAR
- the LOC108920100 gene encoding transmembrane gamma-carboxyglutamic acid protein 3 isoform X2, which translates into the protein MEPWKRGSTNTVSTNTEARSERTDTVYMVVPLLGVALLIIIALFLIWRCQLQKATRRRPAYTQNRYLASRNSRSLPRILVHRDGPSHSENPHPENQSGRAAGGGSGGGGGGGSGGSAAPTSHQHAHLQNGRTLYVQDSSISVASRLSGATPPPSYEEVTGHLESSSDETTAPYSDPPPKYEEIVKQK